One genomic segment of Mytilus trossulus isolate FHL-02 chromosome 4, PNRI_Mtr1.1.1.hap1, whole genome shotgun sequence includes these proteins:
- the LOC134713991 gene encoding uncharacterized protein LOC134713991, with amino-acid sequence MLQKKFSFILFNISSQETETEKSIALVKGLENNVNRKKGKGIKSKSCIKVVKNVQKIDSLPIKHLETEEEEAPYVVVFLDQEGNTLCSHVIGDGRKIIGQTLNVLDSLLLLIAVYYVFDLDYPEIYSQTLGILQQWAIGDQYTQQKSSNWIKFSDVLSRNKNE; translated from the exons ATGTTGcaaaagaaattttcatttattctaTTTAATATTTCTTCACAGGAAACAGAGACAGAAAAGAGTATTGCTCTTGTAAAAGGGTTAGAAAACAATGTTAACAGAAAGAAGGGGAAAGGGATTAAATCCAAGTCATGCATTAAAGTTGTAAAG aatgtgcAGAAAATAGATTCCCTTCCCATAAAACACTTGGAAACGGAAGAGGAAGAGGCTCCGTATGTAGTGGTCTTCCTTGACCAGGAGGGAAATACCTTATGTTCACACGTAATTGGAGATGGCAGGAAAATAATAGGACAAACATTAAATGTGTTGGACTCATTACTGTTACTAATTGCagtttattatgtttttgatttGGATTATCCCGAAATTTATTCCCAGACACTGGGGATTTTACAACAGTGGGCTATTGGGGATCAATATACCCAGCAAAAATCAAGCAATTGGATAAAATTCTCTGACGTGTTGTCAAGAAATAAAAATGAGTAA